TAAGACATTATTCCTTTTTTAAATATAGGTTAAAAGTTTTATTTGTTTCTATAGGTTGGTAATGTTCGATTGTTTTCCTGAAATGAAATCAGAACGGGACATCGTCTTCCGACACAGGAAAATTATCATCCGGGTAACTTTCCCCGGGATATGAAGTTTCTTTCCCTTGATTAGGATAATTGTTCGTATTGGGAATAGGTCTTTCATTTTGGGGAATATTTCCCTGTCCTGAATTCCCTGACGAATTTGCTCCCCAATCAAGAGGTTGGATATTCCTCGCAACAATTTCGAAGCGAGACCTGCGTTGATTGGTTGTGGGGTCATCCCATTCATCCTGTCGAAGCCGACCTTCTACGAGAACCGGTCTCCCTTTACGGAGATATTTATAGACATAATCCGCCTGACTGTCCCAGGATACTACAGAAATATAGATGGCTTCCTCTCGGGTTTCTCCATCTTTACCTTTGAATCGGCGGTTATTTGCCATTGT
This Candidatus Hydrogenedens sp. DNA region includes the following protein-coding sequences:
- the ssb gene encoding single-stranded DNA-binding protein; the protein is MADIRVPDLNIVLIAGRLVRDPEIRSTPSGRTVTRFTMANNRRFKGKDGETREEAIYISVVSWDSQADYVYKYLRKGRPVLVEGRLRQDEWDDPTTNQRRSRFEIVARNIQPLDWGANSSGNSGQGNIPQNERPIPNTNNYPNQGKETSYPGESYPDDNFPVSEDDVPF